The Verrucomicrobiota bacterium genome contains the following window.
TATCCGGGTCGGAGCCGGGGCGAGGAACTCGAAGCCGCCGAGGCCATCCTGAATATCGTCCGTCTTCACAAGGTGGAGGCCATCGCCATCGGCAACGGCACCGCCTCGCGCGAGACCGAGTCCTTCGTGAAGAAACTCAAACTTCCCTCCTCCATCCAGATCGTCGTGGTGAGCGAGAGTGGGGCATCCATCTACTCGGCGAGTGAAATCGCCCGTGAGGAATTCCCGGACTTGGACCTAACCGTGCGCGGAGCCGTCTCCATAGGCCGACGCCTCATGGATCCTCTGGCTGAGCTCGTAAAGCTCGATCCGAAATCGATCGGTGTTGGCCAGTACCAGCACGATGTCGATCAGGCCGCTCTGAAGCGTTCCCTCGACGATGTCGTGATCTCCTGTGTGAACAAGGTAGGCGTCGAGCTCAACACGGCCTCCCGTCATCTCCTGGCCTATGTCTCGGGCCTGAACTCCCGCACGGCGGCGAGTCTCGTCAGCCACCGCGATACCAACGGCCCATTCAAGTCCCGCGCCGAGCTCCTCAAGATCAGCGGCCTGGGGCCGAAGGCCTTCGAACAGGCGGCGGGGTTCCTTCGGATCCGCGACGGCGCCCATCCCCTCGATGCCAGCTCCGTCCATCCCGAGCGGTACGAACTCGTGGATCGCATGGCGGCTGATCTCGGCTGCTCCGTGGCCGACCTCCTGCGAGATCCGGCCAAGCGATCAGCAATCAAGCTCGAGAGCTATGCCACCCCCGAGGTGGGGCTTCCGACTCTCAAGGACATCGTCGCCGAGCTGGCCAAGCCGGGCCGCGATCCCCGCGAGCAATTCGAGGCCTTCAGTTTCGCAGACGGTGTCGAGAAAATGGAGGATCTCCAACCGGGCATGAAGCTCCCCGGCATCGTGACGAATGTTACCGCCTTCGGGGCCTTCGTCGACATCGGGGTCCATCAGGACGGCCTCGTTCATATCAGCCAGATCAGCGACGACTTCGTCCAGAACCCCGCCGAGTTCCTGAAGGTCGGCCAGAAAGTCCAGACGACTGTTATGGAGGTAGACCTGCCCCGCAAACGCATCGCCCTCTCGCTGAAGACCAAGGTAGACCTCACGCCTCGTGATCCTAAGGGCGGGGGAACTCCGGGTGGTGATCGCCGCGGTCAGGGAGGCCGAGGAGAGGACCTCAGCCGTTTTATGCGCAACGATTCAGGAAAACCCGGAACCGGTGGAGACTGGTTCTCCCAAGCTCAGCAGAAGAAATTCTGACGTGGTTCTGTGATTCCGTAGTTCCGTTTTTCTAAAGGCTTAAAAACTCAGAGACTCATAAGCTCAGAGACTCATAGGCTCAGGGGCCCCGTCCACCTTTCGGCCTTGGAGCGCCAGTCAGGGAGCAAGGAGACTTTGAGAAGCTCGCGGTTGATCGCTGACAACTGCGGAAGTCCCTGCCTCGTGGCGAAGGCATAAATCATCGCCGAGTCGGGAAGCGTGTAGAGATCGCACTTCAAATCAGGGTTGCGGTTCATCATGTATTGCAGCGGCACTACATCTCCGGCAAACGCAGTGATCAGACCCATCTCGTCGGCATTTTTGATTTCGTCGTAGGTGTTGAAGCGTTTAGCGGGGATCCCCCGCTCCTGGAGCAGGAAATCCATCCGTGACCCGGCGACACACCCAACCTTGAATCGAGGGAGATCGTTGAAACTGACGATGCCCTCTTTCATCTCGGCGCGGGTGAGAGAGGAAGCGACCGTTCCCGTGAACACGGCGATGATCAGCACCCCCGCGAGCATCCAAAAAAAGGTGACCAGGCGTCCAACCAGAGAGAGCGGCGTTTTGTCGCCATAACCGACAGTTGTCATGGTGACGGCTGAGAACCAGAGAGCCGAACCAAAGCCTTTCACCGAGAGGCCGCTAAAATGCCCCTTCTCATGTTTCCTCTCGACGAACATCAGGAGAAGGCTGAAGAAAATCATCCCGAGCAGCATCGCTAGGAAGATAATGAGCACCCTTTTGTTCATCAGGATCCCGTGGAATGTGCCGAGCGATTGCAACAGGGATTTACGGGGGGTCAAAACCGCCCCATGGCTGAAGAGATACGGTTCGGTGAATTCGATATTACCTGCCTCCTCACCGGAAAGCGCTATGACTGGGCTCAGATCGCACTTGCCAGTGCGCAGTTGTTTCATGATCTCAACCAGTGGCATCTCGACATACTCGTAGGTGATCCCAAGCTTTCCTGCGATTTGCTCCCAGAGATCGACGCTCAGACCGCTCCAGGCTCCGACCCCGTCCTTAAAACTGAACGGAGGGCGATCACAGACCGCTACTTTAAGTTTATGGGAATTTAAAGAACGCTTCGGGGCCGTTTCCCTCATTGCTCTGACTGCAGCCGAGTGCGCAACTTCCGATCGGGCTGAAAACTCCGCGTGCAAGGGCGTCCAGGGAGGCAGTGCAAGTCCACCGGCCAGAAGAAGCAGGCGCCATCGGGGAAAATCCATTCCTTTCATTAACAGCTCCTGATATCGGAGAGAACACCTTATCTTGAGGCATCCCCTCCTGAACGAAAATCCCATGACTCCTCACTCCCCAACTATCTCGGCCGTCCACCCGGGAAATTCCGCCTCACGCGTCTTGATCGCAAGTCTAGCCGGGACGGCTATCGAGTTCTTCGACTTCTATATCTACGCCACGGCAGCGGTTCTCGTTTTCCCGAAACTCTTTTTCCCACAGGGTGATCCCACGGCAGCCACACTCCAATCACTGGCGACCTTCTCCCTGGCCTTCTTTGCAAGACCCTTCGGATCGATCTTTTTCGGCCATTTTGGCGACCGGATAGGAAGAAAAACGACCTTGGTTGCGGCCCTCCTGACGATGGGACTCTCCACCGTCTTGATCGGCCTTCTACCGACCTACACCTCGATTGGTTTGGCCGCACCCGCCCTGCTCGCTCTCTGCCGTTTCGGACAGGGCTTTGGTCTTGGCGGGGAGTGGGGCGGCGCGGTTCTGCTCGCTACCGAGAATGCTCCTCCCGGAAAACGCGACTGGTACGGAATGTTTCCCCAGCTTGGAGCGCCCATCGGCTTCCTCTTCTCCGGCGCCATTTTCCTCCTGCTAAGCAAAAATCTTGATGCAGAAAGCTTCCTGACATGGGGCTGGCGGGTCCCTTTTCTCGCCAGCAGTGTGCTGGTGCTCGTTGGACTCTATGTCCGGCTCAACATCACCGAGACACCCGCCTTTCTGGAAGCATCTGCGCGCAGGAGTCCTGTTGCCCTGCCGATGATCGATCTCCTGCGGAACCATCTCCGCATCGTGATCCTGGGAACCTTCGCCGCGGTAGCAGCCTTTGTGATCTTTTACATCCTGATTGTCTTCTCGCTCTCCTGGGGCACCACGCAGCTTGGCTATTCTAGGGAAACCTTCCTGATCATACAGCTTGCCGGCGTACTCTTCTTCGCTCTTTCAATTCCCTGCACCGCATGGATCTCCTCGCGGATCGGGCGCCGGAATATGCTCCTTCTAGCCACCGTGGCTATCCTGATTTTCGGACTACTCTTCGGACGCCTCTTCTCGGCGGGAACTCCAGGTGTGGTGGCAACACTCGTTATTGGCTTTCTGCTCATGGGGGTCACTTATGCACCGCTCGGGACCTTCCTCTCGGAACTCTTCCCAGTGGAGGTGCGCTACACGGGAGCCTCGATCTCCTTTAATCTCGCTGGGATCCTTGGGGCCTCGCTGACTCCCTATCTGGCGACCTCGCTGGCCATGAGTCACGGACTGGGATCCGTCGGATTCTATCTAGCCGCCATGGCGCTGATCAGTCTGATCGCCCTGCTGTTGACCCGCACTGAAGTGGAAACAGCATAGATTTTCTTGCCCTGTTTCATCGCAGGAGAATGGCGCTTGATTCAACTCCCAAACTGACTCACTGATTCCTTATGCAGAAAGCACCCCTCCCCGTCATCGGAATAGCAGCTCTGGTTGCCTTCGCTCTCTTCTTCCTAGCTCCGAACGTCTCCAACGTCCGCGTCACCGCAGGCTATGCGAGCTACATCTACTCCAAGCCGATCTTGGGCAAAGGAGAGTTCAAGGAGGTAATCTTCGGTCCCGCCTCCACGGGCATGCGCTGGCGCCTCTGGGGGCAGGCCGTCTCCATCACCCCCTACACCTACTCCGAAGCCTTTGATGCCGACAGTGCCATTCTGGCCAAGGACAAGCTCCCCCTCTCCAGCCAGGCCCATATCGTCTGGCGCCTGAAGCCCGACGAGAAGTCGGTACGCCGCTTCATGGAAGAGTTCGGAGGTTGGGAGAGTACCGGAAACCCGGACAAGATTGCCAAGGCAGCCTACGACCAGTTCATCCGCGAACCCTTCCGGACCATCACTCGCTCCGTCGTGGCAAAACATGACGGCCTTTCGGTCAACGAGTCCCTGACCTCTATCTCGCAGGACATCGGTAACCAGGTGAAGGATCTGCTCAAGAACACACCCTTCGAGGTCATGTCTGTCGTGATGGGCAATGCCTCCCCTCCCCAGCAGGTCATCGTAGCCATCGCTACCAAGGTCGCCCTCAACCAGACTCTCGAGCAGAAGGCCATCGAGGAGCAGATCGCGCAGAAGAACATCGATATCGAGCGCAAGAATGGAGAGGCGGCCGGCGCGCGCTCTGCTGCCGAGGCAGTCGAACGGGCCAAGGCGATCACCTCCATCAGCGCGGTCCTCTCGCCTTCCTACATCCAGTATCTGCAGGCCGAGAACATCAAGGGAGCCGACCGCGTCTACGTCCCTCTCAATGCCGGTCCGCAGCTTGTGATGCCTCTCCGAGAAAAGGCTCCGGAGAAAGCGACGGTCAAGTAAGGCCCATCACCGGACTCAGCGGATTCTGCGGTAGTAACGGAGGGCCTCGAGTGGAACTCCCATCCTAGAGAGGGGAGCGACGACTCCCCATTCCCCGGGCGCATTGTCCGCGGGGTTACGGATCAGATAGTCGAATCCCCTCTTCCCGACGATCACTACGAAGTGGGTGATGCCGCTGGGCAGCCTGAGACGAACGATCACGGGATTTCCTTTCAGGAGATTCCAGTCGATCAGGGCATAGGAGGGGAGATCTTCGTAAGCCTTTTCGATCAGGCCGGGAGTGAACTCAGCCGCTGATTCCCAGCGAAGCCATCCGGCGCCCTCGAAGCCGTTGTTTTTCTTCAGGAACTTGTTCAGGCGTCCCGGGTCGACATCCATTCCGTAATGGGAGAGCAGCATCGAAGCCGAAGCAACCGCACAGCCCTCGGCTCCCAGAGTGCCGGGAGTATTACCGAGCAATTCATCACTCCATCTCGGGTCACCCTGAAAGAACTGCGGCACTGAGATCACAATCTCCCCGGGAATCGGCAGACCACCTACTCCGTCTAACGGGCGCCGCCAACACCAGAAGATAACCAAAAACAGCAGGAGGGTTCCCGCCGCGATGATCCACCTTGCGAAGGCAGGTCTTTTGACCTTGGTTGGAGGCAATGATGTCACGGCTTCTGTTCTGTTTGTTTTCCAAGCTCCTTCTTTCAATGACTCCCGTGCACGCGGAAGACAACAACTCTCTTCCCCCCGTCAACCGTCTCATCCTGAATGAGATCTCCTCGATGCCGTCCGGCGGCGGATATTCCACAACTGCTGCGGCCAATCATGCACTCCAGGTCGCGGTCACCACCTCCAGTGGGACACTCCGGGTGGAGGCCTCCCATGCCGTACCCAGCTATTGTTCCGGCGCCACCTACCTGGTGTTTCTGAAGACCCTTTCGGCCCTTCAATCAAATCATCAACTCTCCCTCACCCCTGAGACTGTCACCGCCCTGAAGCCAACAGGACAACCCGACGGCACAGGCATCTGGGGACGATGGAATGCGAACGGCCCTGGCACAGCGCGCCTCTTTTACGAACTGGGACTTGGGCCGAACTTCACCGATCTGACTCGAGCCCTTCCGGGAGATTTCCTGAAGATCTTCTGGAACGATGGGATCGGTGCCACCGAGCATGGACACTCGGTTATTTTCCTAGGGACCGAGACGAAGAACGGCGTGCAGTGCATGCGCTTCTGGTCGAGCAACATTCCGGGCGGTTATGGCGAGAAAGTCGTCCCCCTGAGTAGAGCGCATCGGATGCTCTTCTCCCGCTTGGAACATCCCGAGAGCATCAACCGTCCCCTTCCCCGCACCGACAGCTATCTCTCCTCCATGGAACGCCGCTCCTCCACTCCAGCGGAGATGGCGGAGAAGTGCGGCATCCCGCGGTAGATCCTGAGACTTGCGAGAATGAGCGCCGCAGCTAGCAAATAAGCGGCTCCGCTCCAAGCGATCGCACTACTCATCCGCTCCATCGGGGTTCCCGAGCCGTAGGTGGAAAAGAGTCCCACCATCAAGGGACCCAGCGCACCACCACCCCATCCGATGAAATTCATCAGGCCCGCGACGGAGGCGCGCTGGCCCGGTTCAACAAACTCGAAGACCGAAGCAAAGATCCCTCCGTCATAGGTTCCCTTGCAGAGTCCGAAACAGATCATAGCGGCGAGCAGCGACTCCATCGTTGGCGCCCATGCCACAGCAACCACGCAGATCGATCCGGCTATCAACCCTACGGACTGAACAATCATCCGGGCTCCACGAACATTCATTGCAAGCCTGTCGGCGATCACTCCCGAGAGAGGCGCACTCACGGCACTGGCCAGCTGGATCGCCGCCACTGCCGAGACTCCCGCCGCCACCAAGCCGAGATGGAACTTCTCGAACAGGAACGTGGGAGCCCAAATCAGGAAGATTGATCCGACAGCATTTGCACAGGCGAAGGCCAACATCAGCAGGAGTATGCCGTGCTGAGAAAACAGCATTCGCAACGTTGGAAAGAAACCCAGTAGTTCTTTCCTCTCCGGGAATGAGGGATCTTCCGAAGCTCCTCGCTGCGGTTCCCTGAGCCTTAGCAGAAGAAGCAGTGACACAAGGATTCCCACACCCCCGAATCCGTAAAAGGCCCAGCGCCATCCGTAGCGTTCCGCGAGCAGTGCACCGATCCCTCCTCCTGCGATCGTGCCGATGTAGACTGCGGATTGATGGAGAGAAAGAGCCGTCGAGCGCGTCCTTGGACCATGATACCCGGAGAGCATCGAGGTGGCCGACGGGAAATAAACAGATTCACCCAGACCTATCAGCGCGCGTGCCGAGACAAACTGCCAGAGCTTGCCGCACCATCCTGTCAGCCCCGTCATGACGCTCCAGAACAGACATCCCCCCATGATCAGCCTCTTGCGTGAGAGGCGGTCGCCTGCGAATCCCGCAAAGGGAGCCGAGGCCGCATAGACCCACATGAAGGCGCTCCCGATCAGCCCGAGCTGAGCCTTCGTGAATCCAAAATCGCGCTCCAACAACGGAAAGAGACTACTGATCGCCTGACGGTCGGCGTAGTTGAGCATACAGACCAGCCAGAGCAGACCGAGCACGATCCATTTTTCACGGTTGAACGGCAACTTTGTACTCATGCCGTCACGAATTTATCATCCGCCTTTTCCAAAATGCTTTATCCCGCAGTGGCGCAGAGGCGCGGAGAAACATTCGTGGAATCCACTAACGAAACCCGAAAGGCCGAAAAGGCCGAATTTGAGAGCGTTCCACACATCTGCACAGCAATCTCTGCGCCCCTGCGCCTCTGCGCGAGGCTATTTTTTCATTTAGAATCGAATCAAAACAGACCCTCAAAACCTTATTTACCGATTCCAAATCCATCCTGATTCCGTTGTGATGTCACTTCTTTCATGGATCATTCGGATACTCCCGCCACTCCTGACTCCCTTTTAACCCGTGATGCCGCCGCGGTCTGGCATCCCTTCACCCAGCACGGCCTGGGTAGGGAACCGATTCCCATGGCCGGTGGATCGAGAGCTGTTCTTCGGGATGCCGGAGGCCGCGAATACCTCGACATGATCTCCTCCTGGTGGGTGAACCTCCACGGACACGGACGCCCCGAACTGGCACAGGCTGTCTCCGAGCAGATTCTCAAGCTGGACCATGTCCAGTTCGCCGGAGCCACCCATGAACCCGCGGTACGACTTGCCGAACGCCTGCTGGAAAAAGCGGGGCTCACAGGCAGCGCCAAGGTCTTCT
Protein-coding sequences here:
- a CDS encoding RNA-binding transcriptional accessory protein, producing the protein MIEKHLVQITAELGLQPRQVAATAVLLEEGATVPFIARYRKESTGELDEVKITAIRDRLEQLEVLDKRRESIIASLEERKLLTEELRFKVETASSLNSLEDIYLPFKPRKRTRATIAKELGLEPLSEILWAQDPATDPEALAVPYVGNSVTVDAKTSTLDTVAAVLAGARDILAERINDDSTLRAQLRSLYLNKGVIKSTLISGKEEEGAKFKDYFDWSEPAATAPSHRILAMRRGETEGFLYFRLTPPENEALGILFMLFVKGNSRASEQVKLACEDCLKRLVGFAMEVEARGFYKKKADEESIRVFADNLRELLLASPLGQKITLGIDPGFRTGCKIVLLDRQGKLLANEVIYPGRSRGEELEAAEAILNIVRLHKVEAIAIGNGTASRETESFVKKLKLPSSIQIVVVSESGASIYSASEIAREEFPDLDLTVRGAVSIGRRLMDPLAELVKLDPKSIGVGQYQHDVDQAALKRSLDDVVISCVNKVGVELNTASRHLLAYVSGLNSRTAASLVSHRDTNGPFKSRAELLKISGLGPKAFEQAAGFLRIRDGAHPLDASSVHPERYELVDRMAADLGCSVADLLRDPAKRSAIKLESYATPEVGLPTLKDIVAELAKPGRDPREQFEAFSFADGVEKMEDLQPGMKLPGIVTNVTAFGAFVDIGVHQDGLVHISQISDDFVQNPAEFLKVGQKVQTTVMEVDLPRKRIALSLKTKVDLTPRDPKGGGTPGGDRRGQGGRGEDLSRFMRNDSGKPGTGGDWFSQAQQKKF
- a CDS encoding transporter substrate-binding domain-containing protein — encoded protein: MDFPRWRLLLLAGGLALPPWTPLHAEFSARSEVAHSAAVRAMRETAPKRSLNSHKLKVAVCDRPPFSFKDGVGAWSGLSVDLWEQIAGKLGITYEYVEMPLVEIMKQLRTGKCDLSPVIALSGEEAGNIEFTEPYLFSHGAVLTPRKSLLQSLGTFHGILMNKRVLIIFLAMLLGMIFFSLLLMFVERKHEKGHFSGLSVKGFGSALWFSAVTMTTVGYGDKTPLSLVGRLVTFFWMLAGVLIIAVFTGTVASSLTRAEMKEGIVSFNDLPRFKVGCVAGSRMDFLLQERGIPAKRFNTYDEIKNADEMGLITAFAGDVVPLQYMMNRNPDLKCDLYTLPDSAMIYAFATRQGLPQLSAINRELLKVSLLPDWRSKAERWTGPLSL
- a CDS encoding MHS family MFS transporter; translation: MTPHSPTISAVHPGNSASRVLIASLAGTAIEFFDFYIYATAAVLVFPKLFFPQGDPTAATLQSLATFSLAFFARPFGSIFFGHFGDRIGRKTTLVAALLTMGLSTVLIGLLPTYTSIGLAAPALLALCRFGQGFGLGGEWGGAVLLATENAPPGKRDWYGMFPQLGAPIGFLFSGAIFLLLSKNLDAESFLTWGWRVPFLASSVLVLVGLYVRLNITETPAFLEASARRSPVALPMIDLLRNHLRIVILGTFAAVAAFVIFYILIVFSLSWGTTQLGYSRETFLIIQLAGVLFFALSIPCTAWISSRIGRRNMLLLATVAILIFGLLFGRLFSAGTPGVVATLVIGFLLMGVTYAPLGTFLSELFPVEVRYTGASISFNLAGILGASLTPYLATSLAMSHGLGSVGFYLAAMALISLIALLLTRTEVETA
- a CDS encoding SPFH domain-containing protein, which codes for MQKAPLPVIGIAALVAFALFFLAPNVSNVRVTAGYASYIYSKPILGKGEFKEVIFGPASTGMRWRLWGQAVSITPYTYSEAFDADSAILAKDKLPLSSQAHIVWRLKPDEKSVRRFMEEFGGWESTGNPDKIAKAAYDQFIREPFRTITRSVVAKHDGLSVNESLTSISQDIGNQVKDLLKNTPFEVMSVVMGNASPPQQVIVAIATKVALNQTLEQKAIEEQIAQKNIDIERKNGEAAGARSAAEAVERAKAITSISAVLSPSYIQYLQAENIKGADRVYVPLNAGPQLVMPLREKAPEKATVK
- a CDS encoding C39 family peptidase translates to MTSLPPTKVKRPAFARWIIAAGTLLLFLVIFWCWRRPLDGVGGLPIPGEIVISVPQFFQGDPRWSDELLGNTPGTLGAEGCAVASASMLLSHYGMDVDPGRLNKFLKKNNGFEGAGWLRWESAAEFTPGLIEKAYEDLPSYALIDWNLLKGNPVIVRLRLPSGITHFVVIVGKRGFDYLIRNPADNAPGEWGVVAPLSRMGVPLEALRYYRRIR
- a CDS encoding MFS transporter → MSTKLPFNREKWIVLGLLWLVCMLNYADRQAISSLFPLLERDFGFTKAQLGLIGSAFMWVYAASAPFAGFAGDRLSRKRLIMGGCLFWSVMTGLTGWCGKLWQFVSARALIGLGESVYFPSATSMLSGYHGPRTRSTALSLHQSAVYIGTIAGGGIGALLAERYGWRWAFYGFGGVGILVSLLLLLRLREPQRGASEDPSFPERKELLGFFPTLRMLFSQHGILLLMLAFACANAVGSIFLIWAPTFLFEKFHLGLVAAGVSAVAAIQLASAVSAPLSGVIADRLAMNVRGARMIVQSVGLIAGSICVVAVAWAPTMESLLAAMICFGLCKGTYDGGIFASVFEFVEPGQRASVAGLMNFIGWGGGALGPLMVGLFSTYGSGTPMERMSSAIAWSGAAYLLAAALILASLRIYRGMPHFSAISAGVEERRSMEER